One window of the Populus trichocarpa isolate Nisqually-1 chromosome 9, P.trichocarpa_v4.1, whole genome shotgun sequence genome contains the following:
- the LOC7457527 gene encoding laccase-11, whose amino-acid sequence MAAALSKKLCWASYILYLYFIYHPAEAAVKRYQFDIQVKNVSRLCHAKPIVTVNGRFPGPTVYVREGDRVLVNVTNHARYNMSIHWHGLKQFRNGWADGPAYITQCPIKTGHSYTYDFNVTGQRGTLWWHAHILWLRATVYGAIVIMPKPGTPFPFPQPHREEIIIFGEWWNNDVEDIEKQGNKLGLPPNASDAHTINGKPGPLFPCSEKHTFTLEVEQAKTYLLRIINAALNDELFFAIAGHNMTVVEIDAVYTKPFTTQTILIAPGQTTNVLVQATQTPNRYFMAARPFMDAPLSIDNKTATAILQYKGIPNTVLPLLPQLPEPNDTAFARSYNAKLRSLNSPQFQANVPLIVDRHLFYTIGLGINPCPTCLNGTKLTASLNNITFVMPQIGLLQAHYFNIKGVFRLDFPDNPPTPFNYTGAPLTANLGTTLGTRVSKIAYNSTVQLVLQDTNLLTVESHPFHLHGYNFFVVGTGIGNFDPKRDPAKFNLVDPPERNTVGVPTGGWTAIRFRADNPGVWFMHCHLELHTGWGLKTAFVVENGKLPDQSIFPPPKDLPPC is encoded by the exons ATGGCAGCAGCGTTGTCAAAAAAACTTTGTTGGGCTTCTTATATTCTCTACCTCTACTTCATTTATCATCCGGCCGAAGCTGCTGTCAAGAGATACCAGTTTGAT ATCCAAGTGAAAAATGTTAGCAGGCTGTGTCATGCCAAGCCCATTGTCACAGTAAATGGGAGGTTTCCAGGGCCAACAGTATATGTAAGAGAAGGTGACAGAGTTCTAGTGAATGTCACCAACCACGCCAGATATAACATGTCTATTCATTG GCATGGACTAAAGCAATTTCGTAATGGCTGGGCAGATGGACCTGCTTATATAACACAATGTCCTATCAAGACAGGGCATAGCTACACATATGATTTTAATGTAACAGGTCAAAGAGGAACACTATGGTGGCATGCACATATCTTATGGCTAAGGGCCACAGTCTATGGAGCTATTGTTATCATGCCTAAGCCAGGGACCCCATTTCCTTTCCCTCAGCCTCATAGAGAAGAAATCATAATCTTTG GAGAATGGTGGAACAATGATGTTGAAGATATTGAAAAACAAGGGAACAAGCTGGGATTGCCGCCAAATGCCTCTGATGCACATACCATTAATGGGAAGCCAGGACCACTCTTCCCATGTTCTGAGAAAC ATACATTTACCTTGGAGGTTGAACAGGCAAAGACATACCTCTTGAGAATCATCAACGCTGCACTCAACGATGAGCTTTTCTTTGCTATTGCTGGTCACAACATGACTGTGGTAGAAATTGATGCAGTTTACACCAAACCCTTTACAACTCAAACCATACTAATTGCACCCGGCCAAACCACAAATGTTCTTGTTCAAGCAACACAAACACCAAACAGATATTTCATGGCTGCTAGACCTTTCATGGATGCACCGCTTTCCATAGATAACAAAACTGCCACTGCTATATTGCAATATAAAGGCATCCCAAACACCGTACTTCCTCTCCTTCCTCAGCTACCAGAACCAAATGACACTGCTTTCGCGCGTAGCTACAATGCCAAGCTTAGAAGTCTAAACTCTCCACAATTCCAAGCAAATGTGCCTCTCATAGTCGACCGGCATCTTTTTTACACAATCGGTCTAGGAATAAACCCTTGTCCAACTTGCTTAAACGGAACAAAACTCACCGCCTCCTTGAACAACATCACTTTTGTAATGCCCCAAATTGGTCTACTTCAAGCTCACTACTTTAACATCAAGGGAGTATTTAGGTTAGATTTCCCAGATAACCCTCCAACGCCATTCAATTATACTGGTGCACCACTTACTGCCAATCTTGGTACTACATTAGGCACCAGGGTTAGTAAAATTGCCTACAATTCAACTGTGCAACTGGTACTACAAGACACCAATCTTCTCACTGTTGAATCACACCCTTTCCATCTTCATGGATACAATTTCTTCGTTGTTGGAACCGGAATTGGAAACTTTGATCCTAAAAGGGACCCAGCAAAATTTAACTTGGTTGATCCTCCTGAGAGAAATACAGTTGGAGTACCTACTGGTGGATGGACTGCCATAAGGTTCAGGGCTGATAATCCAG GGGTGTGGTTCATGCACTGTCATCTAGAACTGCACACAGGCTGGGGATTGAAAACAGCTTTTGTTGTCGAAAATGGAAAACTCCCGGATCAATCTATTTTTCCTCCACCTAAGGATCTTCCTCCTTGCTAG
- the LOC7490032 gene encoding uncharacterized protein LOC7490032 has translation MAWLKMFNGEQQSFYFSSMDPRISFSNDFADAKKANKYESSYREAPVSTDFEFSVKNDSMIPADEIFFEGTMLPLKDNCTNQQRKMTLRDELLVDDEYDNAFPAPKISGWWKEKLGLKRGHIAPKKSDRVAGVLDRVVEEMPTFVHEEGLANKRTQEVLVEGGLSCKDGAMKCYPK, from the exons ATGGCATGGTTGAAAATGTTCAACGGTGAGCAACAAAGCTTTTACTTTTCCTCTATGGACCCAAGAATTTCCTTCTCTAATGATTTTGCTGATGCAAAAAAAGCTAACAAGTATGAAAGCAGTTATAGAGAAGCACCAGTTTCCACAGATTTCGAGTTCTCAGTGAAAAACGACTCCATGATTCCTGCAGATGAAATCTTCTTCGAGGGTACAATGCTGCCTTTGAAGGATAACTGCACCAACCAACAGCGAAAAATGACCTTACGAGATGAGTTACTTGTCGATGATGAGTATGATAATGCGTTCCCAGCACCAAAGATTTCAGGCTGGTGGAAGGAAAAACTGGGCTTAAAGAGGGGTCACATTGCACCTAAGAAGAGCGATAGGGTCGCTGGGGTTTTGGATAGAGTTGTTGAAGAGATGCCTACTTTTGTTCATGAAGAGGGACTGGCTAACAAGAGAACACAG GAAGTGTTGGTTGAAGGAGGGTTAAGTTGTAAAGATGGTGCAATGAAATGTTATCCAAAGTGA